Sequence from the Synergistaceae bacterium genome:
ACTGGTCGAGAAAATCTCCCTTGTCGAACTCCCTGTTGTCGTTCAGCACGCCCATGAACGCCGAAAGGTAACCGCCCGCACTGTTGCCCAGAACTCCGACTCTCGCGGGGTCAATGTTGTACTGGTTCGCGTGTGCACGAAGCCACCTGATGGCCAGCTTGCAGTCCTCAATGGGAAGCGGGAATTTCGACAGCGGAGCATGACGGTACTCAATGCTTGCGACGACGTAGCCTGACTCCGCAAGCCTCATCCTCTGCTGAATCCAGTTGTTCTTCGGAGCCATCATGAACCCGCCGCCCGTGATGAACACGATTAACGGCAGAGGCTCTTTGCTGTCGGGCTGGAGAATGTCCATCATAAGGGTGAACATCTGGCTTCCGCGCTCTTTGCCGGAGTTGAACGGGATGTCCTCATAGAGCATTACCTGAGGTTTCTCGAGTGCTACGTCGAGAATCTTGCTCTCGAACTTTGCCGCTTCGTCAGCAAACGCAAGAGACGCAAGCAGTGCCACAACTAAGAGTGCCAGTAAAACTTTGCGCATAACTATACCTCCATTGATAAGAATGTATCACGAACAGGACAGCACAGCATCAGCAAGCGCATCAACTGTTGCCTGTTCAGCAATCACCGTGCAAGCAAAACCCTGCCTCAACGCCTCTTCTGCCGTCTGATAGCCGATACACACTGCCTTGACATCACGCATTGTGCTGACACTACAGCAAAAGCCTCTGACTGTTGAAGCCGATGTAAATATTATTGTGTCTGTGAAATCTGGAACGTGAAACAATTTTACATAATCGGTGCGGTAAATACAAACCTGTTGATTGCGGATTCCGTATTTCGTGAAAGTGTCTGCGATCTCCGGCGAGCCTTCGAGGGCACGGAACATCAGCACGCTTCCTCCGAGTTCAGCCAGTCCTCCGGCCAAGTGTCCGCCGTCATAGACTTCTGGAACGTAACTCACCTTCAGCCCGTGCTCACGCAGTGCCCCAGCAGTTGCCGGGCCGATAGCCGCAATCTTCGCACCCCCAAGCTCGCGGATGTCCCGCCTGGTCTCTGCCAGAAGCCCGAAGAGTGTATTGACCCCCGTAACGCTCGTGAAACCTGCCCAGTCGTAACCGTCTAACTCTACTCCCTCAAGAGAGCCGTGAAGAGTGTGCGTCTCGATCGTCGGAAGGTGAATCACTTCTGCCCCCAAGTCCCGGAGCGTTGAGGAGAGTTTGTCTGCTCTTCCCGCCGGGCGTGTGATGAGGATTCTCCTGCCGTTGAGGGGGAGATTTGCCCGCCAGTTGAGATTAAGTGAGGCAGTCCTGCCTACGACGATTACCGCAGGAGGAGTGATACTGTTCTCGTGGATGGTGCGCACTAGTCCGCTGAGAGCCGTCCTGACTACGTGCTGCCGTGAGGTTGTGCCGTCCTGAATTACTGCGCAGGGTGTGTCAGGAGGAAGCGTCATCAATAGACGTTCTTGCAGTGCCCCAGCGTTGCCGACCCCCATCAGAAAGATTTGCGTTGTGTCGGTGAAGTCGGGCAGGAGGTTGTCTTTATCGTGTGCGGTGAAGATGCTGACACCAGAGCAGTAGTCCCTGTGTGTTGCCGGAATGCCCGCGCAAGCCGGAACAGCCAGGGCCGAACTCACTCCCGGCACTACCTCGAAGGCCAAGCCCGCACAGATTATTGCTTCCGCCTCCTCGCCGCCCCTGCCGAAAACGTACGGGTCTCCTCCCTTGAGGCGAACGACGTTCTTCCCTTCACGTGCCCGCGCAATCATCAGAGCTTCTATCTCGCGCTGAGGGAGCGTGTGATTGCCTACGTACTTGGCCGCGTCGATTCGTTCTGCGCTTTCGGGAATCATCGCGAGTATTCCTTCTCCGACAAGATGGTCGTAAATCACAACGTCAGCCCGTCCGAGAACTTCACGGCCTCTGAGGGTGAGAAGCCCTGCGTCTCCCGGCCCTGCACCTACAAGCCATATCATGACATCACCTCTTCTGCAAGACGTTCGCCGAGACTCTCTGCGTCCCTTCGTGAGCCCGAAACCATGCCCTTGCGGAATCTTCCGCCGTCAACGTACAAGCCCTTCACCGTCAGAGTGCCGCCGTCAGCCTCTGCGTACGCGCCTAACGGTACATTACAGCCCCCGCCGATTGCCCGCGAGAAGGAACGTTCAGCAAGCGCGCAGTCCCTTGCGTCGTCGTCGTTCACGCAGTCAAGATAGCTGTAGTCCTCTCCTGCTCTGCCCTGACACGCCAATATTCCCTGTCCCGGCGCGGGCATAACCTCATCAACGCTGAACACACGGGCGATTCTTCTTGCTTCACCGAGACGTTCGAGTCCCGCAACGGACAACGCTAACCCACTGTATTCCCCTTCATCGAGCCGACGTAGCCTCGTGGTGATGTTTCCGCGCACAGGAACAATCCTGCTCTTGGGGAACAGCCTCGCAAGCTGAAGCCTCCTCCGAAGTGAGGATGAGCCGATAACGCCAGCACTGCCGACGAGCGCGTCTTTCGGGTCTCCTCTGCGGGAATAAGCGACGACCGGAAGTCCCGGGCTGATGTTCGCCGGTAAGTCCTTGAGGCTGTGGACGGCAAAATCTATCTCGTGATTCATCAGCGCACGTCCAAGCTCAAGCGTGAACATTCCCTTGATGCCCGACGGGTCAGAACTGAAAGGAGTCATGTTCTTGTCCCCTGATGTCGTGATCTTCACGAGCTCCGTCATTATGTCAGGCCAAGTGCGTCTGACGGTCTCAGCAACTATTTCGGCCTGCGCAACAGCAAGAATGCTTCCGCGCGTACCGATTCGTATTACCCTCAAAACTCTTTGTACCTCCTACAATGCTATACTAGCTTCATCACAAATTGTAACTGGAGCTGAGAATTTTACCATGCCCGAAGATTTAGACCCGACTACCGCACGGCTTGTGTCCGAACTTGCCGCCGTAATACTCCCCAGCCTCACGAAATCCCTCGCCGCCGCAGTTCCTGCCCCTGACCTGTCCGGCGTAATCGAGCGCACAAACAGAGCCTCGCAGGACATGAAGGCACAGCTCGAGAAGGTCATACGCGCGGACATTGAGGAGAACAGGGCGGGGCGGAGCATAATCATGCAGTCAATCAGCAGCGTCCTTGAGGACATTGCGGCCTTGAAGCGGACGACGGAGAAATTGCCGACGAGCCTGACAGTTCCGCAGCAGAAGAACGATGACTCCGGCGTTCGGGAAGTCATGAAGAAGCTGGATGGCATATCGTCGCAGCTTGAGGAGGTAATTCACGGCCTGAAGAGTTTTGCGGAAGCCTACGCCGGACGGATGGAACAGACAGCCTCAGAAGTTCCGCAGGCTCCTGCGTACTCGTACAATGAAGCACAGCTCGAGAAGCTCATCACCCAGTCATTGCCGGGCCTTGAAGGATTCGTGAGGGCAAACGCAAAATCGCAGAGCCAGGAGCTGGAGGACTTTTCGCGGGAGATTTCGGCGTTGCACGAGCAGAGCGGCAAAGCATTGGTGCACGAGGTCAGCGGGAATGTTTCGGCGGAGCTCAGCAGGTACGGGGCGGAGATGCTGGGGAGGCTCAACGAGGAACGTGAAGGGCAGTTCGGGCAGGTAACGAAGACGCTGAAGGTGTTGATGATGATGTCGGGAGCATCAATTGTTATGAGCCTGCTTGCTCTGGTTCTGATGCTGTTCAGGTGATGCTATAATTGGCCGATACTTATGGTGATAAATACAGCAAAAGAAGGTGTACAAGAATGCGTAAGGCGGGTATAATACGAGCCACGAACCACGAACCCGTAATTTTGCCTTAACATTCCAAGTATACGAACTGAACAGAGAGGATAAATGCCCTGCTGTCTGCCATGTGCGGACGGCGGGGTAAATTTTTGTGCTTTTACAGGAGGCAGAACATGAGAAGATTCAGGTTGATTGTGCTGGCGGTAATGTTGCTGGCGATGTGCGGGACAGCTTGGGGGAGCGTAACCATCAACGCGGCGAACTTCCCCGATGCGAACTTCAGGCAGTACGTCAAGAACTTTGACGACAACAATAACAACGTGCTTGACGACGACGAGATAAGGCAGGTAAGAAATATCATAGTGGTGAACAGCTCTATAACCAGCCTGAAGGGGATAGAGTACTTCACGGCCTTGACGCAGCTCGATTGCAGTTACAACCAGCTGACAGCCCTTGACTTGAGCAGGAACACGGCCTTGACGACGCTGAACTGCACAAGCAACCGTTTGACCTCGCTGAACGTTGGCATGTGCATAAACTTGACCACGCTGTACTGCTCGGGGAACTATCTGGCCGGTGTTGACCTGAGCAAGAACATCGTCTTGAAGTATCTGTACTGCGGCTTCAATATAGGCATGGTGAACGGCTCTTACGAGTTCAAGCTGACGGACTTCATGGAAGCATACCGCATCAGCGACATTCTCGGCACTCCCAATTACTATGACGATGTTTACATGTACTACAGCACCTATTCTGCCATCTATTACAACAAATATTCCATTAGTTCGCTTAACACCTCTTCGAGCGGATATGTCCTGCTCTTCCCCAAGACGACAAACACGCTCGACCACATCTATTACCGTCCCTCCAACTCTCACCTTACTGTATTTGTGTACCCTTCTGTTGCGTCGTCAGGCGGCGGAGGAAGTGATTCAGACAGCGGAGAGATTCCGTTAATCAGGACAGACGCACTCGACAGCGCAACAGTAGGCTCGCAGTACTCCTGCCAGCTCTCAGCTTCAGGAGCTTCACCAATGACGTGGAAGGTCAAAGGCAACCTTCCTGACGGTCTCGTAATGAGCACTGAAGGACTCATCAGCGGCATTTCCACAAAGAAGGGCAAGAAGCGATTCACTGTAACGGTCTCGAACGCAAACGGTTCAGACAAGAAAACTCTCAGCATAACCGTCTATGAACTTCCGCAGATTATCACAGACACCCTCAAGAATGCTACTGTGGGCAAGACTTATAACGCAGTAATCAAGAAAAGGGGAACATCTCCGCTAGTGCTGTCCCTTGAAGGCAGTCTGCCGGAAGGAATGAAGTTCAACCCGAAGAACGCCAAAATCACAGGCAAGCCGAAAACTATCGACGCGTGCGGAACGTACACTCTGACCTTTACCCTGCTGAACCCCGTCGGTAAAGCCACAAAAACCTTCACGCTTGACGTTGATGCAGTAACTCCTTCGTTCACGACAAAGAGCCTCAAGACCGGGACTTACGGGAAACCCTACAAAGCAGCAATCAAGACTAAGGGCTCAGGCCCGATAACGCTGACTGCTGAGAATCTGCCTGAAGGACTGTACCTGAACTCCGAGACGGGCACTATCGAGGGTACTCCGCTCGAAGTCTGCACAAAACGCACGATAACGCTGACTGCCGACAACGGATGGTCTAGTACTGTGCATAAAGACTTTCTGCTGACGATAAAAGCCGTTGCCCCGAAGATTACGACAACCGCTCTCCCCGAAGGCACTGCCGGTTCGGAGTACAGCACGGCACTCTATGCAGAAGGCACGCCCGACATAACATGGAGCGCGGTGAATCTCCCTGCTGGACTGGGCATAACTGCGGACGGGCAGATTTTGGGAGTTCCCAGAGAGAACGGGAGGTTCAGCGTGAAAATCACGGCCGCGAACTATGCCAAGAGCGTAAAGAAGACCATGAAGCTGGTTATACATGAAGCACCCACCATCACGGACACAGGAACGGCAGGAAGTACTGCGGATGTCCTCGCTGTTGTTGCTGTCCTGCCGGAAGTGTCGGCTGACGTGCCTGGAATGTACGACTTCGCTGTAACCCTGAGCGACGATGCACAGCCCGGAGAAGAGTTAGTGTATCTCGCTGGCAGCTCCGAGCCGTCGGAGGATGACACAATCGCGGAGTTCGCGGACGAGGACGGAGAAGAGATAGCGGCCGTTCCCGAGAACCGCAAGGTAACCGTCAGTGTGTGGCTTCGGAAAGGAGTAACCTACAAGCCCGCAATTGCCGTAAAACGCTGAAAGAAAAGCCCCTCCCGATGAAGGAGGGGTTATTTGTTTACCGTTTGTGAATGCCGAGCTTCGTCGCAAAAATCCTGAGCATGAACGTAATCAGCCGCAGGTTCTTCCGCCACCTCGACGGCTCCTGAAGCATCCTGTACAGCCACTCAAAGCCTATCTTCTGCACCCACAGCGGAGCACGTTCCAGCTTGCCAGAGAACACGTCGAACGCTCCGCCGACACCAACGCACAGCATCGAGCCCAAACGTTCACGGTGAAGAGCAGCCCACTTCTCCTGTCTGGGCTGTCCCATCGCGACGAGAAGAATCTTCGCGCCCGTCCGTGCAATCGCGTCGGGTATACGCGTATCTTTCACGTCGAAGTACCCATCTCTTGCCCCCGCGACAATCAGTCCCGGGAACTTGGCCGACATTGCTTCTGCGCAAGTCCTCGCCGTGTCCCCCGCAGCCCCCAAGAAGAACACGGGCCACTTCTCCGCGCTGGCTGTCCTGCAAAGCTGCTCGGCGAAATCTATTCCCGCAACACGTTCCTGAACCGGCGTACCGAGAATCTTCATGCCCAAGCACAAGCCCGAACCGTCCGCAAGAACCATCGCCGAGTCCTTAACGATTTCCGCAAATTCAGGGTCATCTATGACTGTCTCCATGCCTATGGCGTTGAGGGTTACGATGAGGTTCGCGGAATTGCTCTCGGGGTTGAGGATGAGGCCGCGCGCCTTCGACACAGCATAATTCATCGAAACGTTGTCGAACGTTATTCCCCACAAGGACGGGTGAGGGATCATCTTCTTCTTGGAGGGACGGAACAGCAGGAGCACGACAGCAAGCACCAACGCGATGCCCCAGAGTTCCCACGCCGTAGCAATGCTGGTTATCGCGCAAAGTCCTGCGACGCTCTGCACTGCTTCAGGGTGCTCGACTCCGCCGTCCAGCATGTGCCGGTAGATTCTTCCGCCTGAATATTTTTCCGGCGGGTTGTCGATGAGAATGCTCCGCACGAACGAGAAGAATATCTCCAGCGCAGGAATAGCGAACAGTCCCAGCGACAGGAACAGCACAGTACTCAGCACGATGCCCTTGCTCCGTCCGATTATCGCCGTCCCCGCAACAAGAACGCCCCACATTGAGGACATTGCGCTTCCGGCCTGACGGTACATGTTCCCGAAACGCGACCAGAAACCCGCGACCATCATTAACCCCGCCCATGCCATGAAGAAGTCTCCTGCTCTCGTTACGACACACGCAGAGAGCATCAGCACGAAAGTTACGGCCAAGACGTGCCCGACAAGTCCGGGAATCTCGTCAAGATACCTGAATATGAACGGGAAAAACGTAAACCATGCTGTACCTGCGATGAATGAGAACATCGGCGACAGGTAGATGTATTCGTTGTCGGGAAAACGTATGAAGTGCACCGCAGGCCCGAAGTACGCGCACAACGCCCCTATTACTGGATAGAGCAGCCGCCAGCGCGTGTCGTCGTAAACGTATTCGGCAAGCCCCGCGAAACATGCGAGCATTGACCCGCAGACAACTATTCTTGCCTCCGCGCTCCCGAACCACAGCGACAGTACAAGCCACGAACCAGCCAGAACTATATCCCTGAAGTAGCCGTACTGTCGGGGCGCAAGCAGTCTCTTGATGAAACGCTGAACCCCGATGCAGAACGCCGACATCAAGACACAGCCGGTTATCAGCGGCAGCTTAGCGGGCAGTGATTGCAGCAAGGCCATCCATGTAAGGCACGAGAGCAGTCGGAACGGTTATGCTCCCGTCTTCGTTCTGGTAGTTCTCGATGATCGCGATTAACGTCCTGCCGACCGCTATTCCCGAACCGTTGAGGGTGTGCGCGAAACGCGGCCGTCCTCCGTCTGCGGGGCGGTAACGCAGTCCCATTCTCCGCGCCTGGAAGTCCCCGCAGTTGGAGCATGAGCTGATCTCGCGGTACTTGTTCTGCGAGGGAAGCCAGACCTCGAGGTCGTAGGTCTTGCATGAGCCGAAGCCTATATCGCCGGAGCAGAGGTTCACGACGTGATAGGGGAGCTCTAAGATTTTCAGGACATCTTCTGCGTCGGCGGTGAGCTTCTCGAGTTCGTCGTAGCTGGTTTCCGGCGTGCAGACCTTCACCATCTCTACCTTGTCGAACTGATGCTGTCTCATCAATCCCCTGACATCCCTTCCTGCGCTTCCAGCCTCTCTCCTGAAGCACGGTGTGTAGGCCGTGTAGTACTTGGGGAGGTCTCTCTCCTCGAGGATGCTCTCGCGGTTAAGGTTCGTGAGGGGGACTTCTGCCGTCGGAATGAGCCACAGGTCATCGTTCTGCAGACGGTACAGGTCTTCCGCGAACTTCGGGAGCTGTCCTGTTCCTTCGAGGATTGCCGAACGCACCATGAAGGGGGGCTCAACCTCTAAGTACCCGTGCTTCTTCGTGTGGAGGTCAAGCATGAAGTTCACTAATGCCCTCTCCATCCTTGCGCCCATTCCCTGAAGAACCGTGAACCTGCTCTGCGCTAACATGACTCCCTTCTCGAAGTCCATGATGCCAAGTGCTTCCGCTACATCCCAGTGAGGTTTGGGCTCGAACGTGAACTTCTTGGGCTCTCCCCATGTGCGTACGACGGGGTTATCATTCTCGTCGTTGCCGATTGGAGTCGTCGGGCTTAAGGTGTTGGGCAGGGTCATAAGGTAGCCGGTGAGCTCCTCCTCAACCTGCGCAAGTTCCGCGTCAAGCTCGCTGATTTTCGCGCCCATCGCCTTGATTTCCGCCTTCAGGGCTTCAACGTCAAGTTCAGGGTTGTTCTTGGCCTGGCCTATGCGCTTGGAACCTTCGTTGCGGCGAGCTTTTAGGTCTTCGGTCTCGCCGATGATCTTGCGCCTGCGTGCGTCGAGCCCTGCAAGGATGCTTAGGTCAAAGTCGTGATGACGAGCCCTGAGCATTGCGGCATATTCGTCTGTGTTGGCTAGAATGTATTTGATGTCAAGCATTAAGTGTCCTCTCCTCTGTAGTGTTTTGGCGGCAGATGTTCCGTAAAAGGTTCGCCGTCTCTATTGCTGTAACTGCACAGCCTGCGCCTTTATTGTACGCCTGCGCGAGTGCCTGCTCGAGCGTTTCCGTAACCAGTACTCCGAAAGCTACGGGTACTCTCTGTTCGAGGCTCACGCCCGCCAGACCCCTCGCGACCTCTGCGGCCAAGATGTCGTCGCACGGAATTACCGCGCCCAACGCGATGATTGCGTCGTACTTGCCGGTCAACGCCAGCTCCTTAGCGACTAACGGAAGCTCGAAGACTCCGGGAACGCGGAAGATGTCTATTGAGCTGCCGGAGACATCATGACGCATAAGGGAATCTCTTGCGCCGTCAAGGAGCTTTGAGGCGACGGGTTCGCCGGAACGCGAGGCAATTACGGCGATGTTCAGCCCTGTGCCGGTCAGCTTGCCTTCTGTAACTCTCACGATATATCCTCCTTCTCTGAATAATTAACGTACCTGCCAATCCTAAGAATCATTGAAACCAAGAACACCGCCTTTCGCGGAGTATATTAGCACACAAAAAAAGTACCGGCCTTTGCACCGATACTTTAGGGACTTTGCAAAATGCCTCTCTAGGACATCCCCCGACGCAGACAGGAAGAAGCCCGCGCTCCATGTAGGCCTCCCGTCAAAATGCACATGCTATAATCAGCGGGCAAGGAATCCCAAAAACGAAGGCGGCAATCATGCACATATTATCAGTCGAAACAGTATCGCTTGACGACGACGCACTTGTTATCCTCGACCAGACAAAGCTCCCTAACAGCATCGAGATACTTCACCTCACGACACAGCCGGAAATCTGGCGGGCAATCCGTACCCTCCAGGTCAGAGGAGCACCGGCCATCGGAATAGCGGCGGCATTCGGCGTGTACCTTGCGGCGAGGGACATTCACGCGGAGGACTACATGTCGTTCTTCGTGCAGTTCCACGAGGCAAAGGAGTACCTGAACTCCGCGCGTCCGACGGCAGTAAATCTCTCGTGGGCACTTAACCGAATGGAGAAGGTTGTTACGGACAACGAAGGCAGGAGCATTGAAGGGATAGTTGAACTTCTGCGGAGGGAAGCCATCGCAATCAAGGCAGAGGACACGGAGATGTGCAGGAAGATCGGCGAATGGGGGCTGACACTCATTCACGACGGCGACGGAATACTGACCCACTGCAACGCCGGGCAGTTAGCGACCTCGAAATACGGGACAGCTTTAGCCCCGATACATCTCGGCCGTGAAAGAGGAATGAATTTCCGTGTGTACTGCGACGAGACGAGGCCTCTGCTTCAGGGCGCGCGGCTCTCGACGTTCGAGCTTCTGGCTGACGGCGTGGACACCACATTAATCTGCGACAACATGGCTTCGCAGGTCATGAAGAACGGCTGGATTGATGCTGTGTTTGTGGGGTGCGACAGAGTAGCGGCGAACGGGGACGCGTGCAACAAAATCGGCACGTCAGGCGTGGCAATTCTCGCGAAACATTACGGGATACCGTTCTACGTTCTCGGGCCGACATCGACAATCGACATGAGCATTTCGACGGGAGCAGACATCGTGATAGAAGAGCGTCCGGCTGAAGAGGTTACGGAGATGTGGTACAGCCGGAGGATGGCACCTGAGGGCGTGAAGGTCTACAACCCTGCGTTCGACGTAACAGACCATGCACTGATTACGGGAATCGTTACGGAGCACGGGATTGCTTGGCCGCCGTATACTGAGAGCCTGAAAGAGCTCTTCGCGAACTAGTCCGGCGCAAAAAATTCGCGCTGAGCTCGGGGTGTCCTGTCGAGATTCTTCATGTAGGCATCATAGTCTTTCGCTATGTGCCCTATGTCCCAAGCCATATATCCCATGTCGGTCAGGTCTGCGGCCATTGCAGTTGCTGTAGGTCCGAGTATCAGGCATATAAGCGTGTCCTTGCTGACGTTGCTGGAGATGTCCCGCAGTATCGAGTCGTATGCGCCGAATGCATGTTTTGACGGAGCGTCGATGATGACTTTGCTGGCGGCGTGCTCGAAGATGTCATAATCCAGTTTGGCGAGGACGCTTTTTCCTGTAACAAGGGCTATCTTCCTGCCCTCAAAGAGCTTCTTCTTCCTGCGTACAAAGTCAGCATACGCATCGTTATCCGCAAAACGGAAGAAGCCGCACAGACATGTAGCATCAAGATAAGTTGTTTCGGGATTGGCGTGCTCCATGAAGAATCTTCGCAGCTGCGTATCCATCTTGTAATGGAACGCTACTCCTTCTTCCGTGATGTTCTGAAGCCGTACGGAATGGAAATAAAGCCCGTTAATTCCCACGTACATATCATCACGCTTGTCCTGCAGAACCCGGTACATTTTCTCCGAAAGCGCTGGGTCATACTTCTGGAACCGTATATCACGACCCTGCATTATGGCAACTTCACCGTCTCCGAACCGTGCGAAGCTCTTGGGCTGTTCTTCGAGGCGGCTCAAGCTGTGGTGCATGTCCAGAATCTCGGGAACGTGCGGCATAACCAGTTCGCGCAGTTCGTCCAGCTGAAACAGGCAGTCTTCAAGTATCTCGTCTTTCAGGGTTACTTGAATGTCATTCTTGATGAGAAACTTAATGTTGTTGAGGAATCTTTCTGTGTCCCAGACGCGGAAAAGTGTACGTACCTTGCTGAGTATTCCCATCTGTCAGTCCCTGCCTTTCACGGAAGCAGACAGGACACGAGCCTGACAGGGTGATTTTAGAGCAAAAGAGTCAACGCCGAACGCCGAACGCCGAATTTTACACGACCTTTCATTGAGTGTCAATCCTTTCACTAATACTATTGCCGCAGCTTCGAACTGCTACATTGTAACATGGCGCGGGCGAAAATTTTTTGTGCCTCCTGAAATTGTTTGAGTGTATCATATACAGATTATTTTGCTCAGGAGGAAGTATCACATCTTGAATGTCTTGAAAGTTTTTGCTGTCTCATTGATGCTGCTGGCCTCTGCCTCGCCTTCTCTCTCTGCTTCCCGCCAGCCCAGAAGTTCCTACGAGATCATCATTGCCGGAGGAGGCACAGGAGGAATCTCCGCCGCAATCCAGGCCGCAAGAATGGGAGCAAACGTTCTCGTCGTCGAGCCCAGCACGTGGATCGGAGGCCAAGCAACCGCCGCAGGAGTCTCCAACATGGACGACATGAGCCGGCAGAAGAGCGGAATATACGCTGAGTTCATCAGCCGCATAAAGAGTTATTACGACTCGCGGGGCAAGTCTATGGGTACATGCTACTGGGACTCACGGAGTACAGCCTTTGAGCCCCACGTCGGGCAGGAAGCATTAGTGGGCATGATTAACGAGGCACGCAGGCACGGGACGCTGGAGTTCCTGATGCACTCGGAGATTATCAGCGTGCAGAAGGACAAGAACACTGTTACCGGCGTAACGGTCAGAACCGGCGACAACTCTACGCGGCGTTATACCTGCAAGGTTCTTATTGACGCGACGGAATACGGGGACGTTCTGCCTCTCGCAGGAGCTGAGTACAGGGCGGGAAACTCTGTCTCGAAGTTCCTCAACCATGACGCAATGATTCAGAACATCACATGGACAGTAGTGCTCCACAAGTACGCGAGCGGAGTTCCCTCGCACCTGCGGCCTTCGCGGCCTCTTCCGGGCTACGAGCTGGCGAAACGCAACTATGAGAGCTTCGTCAGTGCCGACGGCTTCAACTTCAGGAACACGTACCCCGTCGCAACACCAGTAAACTTCATGACGCACAACGCCTACAGAGGACTTCCCGACAGCTCCAACCCCTACAGCTACGACGCGGACAAAGAGAACCGCCCCTACATCACCAAGACCAGCGTGAACTGGGGCAACGATTACCCGGGAACATACGGCTGGACGGACGGACGCAGAGGACTTCCCGTAAGCTACCTTGAGGACAGGAATTTGCGGCTTCAGGTCGAGCGCGAGGCACTCATCAAGACACTGCACTTCATCTGGTACGTACAAAACGAACTCGGCGAAGAATGGTCAGTTGCTGATGACGAGTACAAGAACAGAATCCTTCCCGAAGCAGCACGCGGCCTTCCTCAGGACTGGCAGGAGATAGTCCGCCGGATACCCGTCATCCCCTACGTCAGAGAATCAAGGCGCGTAATCGGCAGGCACACTCTGACATCACACGAGCTCCTGCAGAACTCCTTGAGCTACAGGGACGGACAGACAAGCCACGAGTTCAACAACGCAATAGCAATCGGCGGATACATTCTCGATCTTCACGGAGCAAACACGGACGCAGACATGGAGTGGGATCTTGAGGAACGTGCTCAGTCTGCGATGATAAACAGGCCTCGCGGACCGTTTCAGGTGCCGATGGACATTCTTGTTCCGGCGAAGGTTGACG
This genomic interval carries:
- the serS gene encoding serine--tRNA ligase; the protein is MLDIKYILANTDEYAAMLRARHHDFDLSILAGLDARRRKIIGETEDLKARRNEGSKRIGQAKNNPELDVEALKAEIKAMGAKISELDAELAQVEEELTGYLMTLPNTLSPTTPIGNDENDNPVVRTWGEPKKFTFEPKPHWDVAEALGIMDFEKGVMLAQSRFTVLQGMGARMERALVNFMLDLHTKKHGYLEVEPPFMVRSAILEGTGQLPKFAEDLYRLQNDDLWLIPTAEVPLTNLNRESILEERDLPKYYTAYTPCFRREAGSAGRDVRGLMRQHQFDKVEMVKVCTPETSYDELEKLTADAEDVLKILELPYHVVNLCSGDIGFGSCKTYDLEVWLPSQNKYREISSCSNCGDFQARRMGLRYRPADGGRPRFAHTLNGSGIAVGRTLIAIIENYQNEDGSITVPTALVPYMDGLAAITAR
- a CDS encoding DUF1792 domain-containing protein, which gives rise to MGILSKVRTLFRVWDTERFLNNIKFLIKNDIQVTLKDEILEDCLFQLDELRELVMPHVPEILDMHHSLSRLEEQPKSFARFGDGEVAIMQGRDIRFQKYDPALSEKMYRVLQDKRDDMYVGINGLYFHSVRLQNITEEGVAFHYKMDTQLRRFFMEHANPETTYLDATCLCGFFRFADNDAYADFVRRKKKLFEGRKIALVTGKSVLAKLDYDIFEHAASKVIIDAPSKHAFGAYDSILRDISSNVSKDTLICLILGPTATAMAADLTDMGYMAWDIGHIAKDYDAYMKNLDRTPRAQREFFAPD
- the mtnA gene encoding S-methyl-5-thioribose-1-phosphate isomerase yields the protein MHILSVETVSLDDDALVILDQTKLPNSIEILHLTTQPEIWRAIRTLQVRGAPAIGIAAAFGVYLAARDIHAEDYMSFFVQFHEAKEYLNSARPTAVNLSWALNRMEKVVTDNEGRSIEGIVELLRREAIAIKAEDTEMCRKIGEWGLTLIHDGDGILTHCNAGQLATSKYGTALAPIHLGRERGMNFRVYCDETRPLLQGARLSTFELLADGVDTTLICDNMASQVMKNGWIDAVFVGCDRVAANGDACNKIGTSGVAILAKHYGIPFYVLGPTSTIDMSISTGADIVIEERPAEEVTEMWYSRRMAPEGVKVYNPAFDVTDHALITGIVTEHGIAWPPYTESLKELFAN
- the ribH gene encoding 6,7-dimethyl-8-ribityllumazine synthase; the encoded protein is MRVTEGKLTGTGLNIAVIASRSGEPVASKLLDGARDSLMRHDVSGSSIDIFRVPGVFELPLVAKELALTGKYDAIIALGAVIPCDDILAAEVARGLAGVSLEQRVPVAFGVLVTETLEQALAQAYNKGAGCAVTAIETANLLRNICRQNTTEERTLNA
- a CDS encoding FAD-dependent oxidoreductase, with product MNVLKVFAVSLMLLASASPSLSASRQPRSSYEIIIAGGGTGGISAAIQAARMGANVLVVEPSTWIGGQATAAGVSNMDDMSRQKSGIYAEFISRIKSYYDSRGKSMGTCYWDSRSTAFEPHVGQEALVGMINEARRHGTLEFLMHSEIISVQKDKNTVTGVTVRTGDNSTRRYTCKVLIDATEYGDVLPLAGAEYRAGNSVSKFLNHDAMIQNITWTVVLHKYASGVPSHLRPSRPLPGYELAKRNYESFVSADGFNFRNTYPVATPVNFMTHNAYRGLPDSSNPYSYDADKENRPYITKTSVNWGNDYPGTYGWTDGRRGLPVSYLEDRNLRLQVEREALIKTLHFIWYVQNELGEEWSVADDEYKNRILPEAARGLPQDWQEIVRRIPVIPYVRESRRVIGRHTLTSHELLQNSLSYRDGQTSHEFNNAIAIGGYILDLHGANTDADMEWDLEERAQSAMINRPRGPFQVPMDILVPAKVDGLIAAEKNLSMTRLASGALRLQPITMMTGQAAGALAALCVKDGKQPREVHPMRVQWELLKAGVSLSLCKYSDVPPEHSINKSVQVSNMWGLIPANEYPHAPSYKIDDIDDPVIAMALIKGADKGVFGVNDIITRYDMNGILRRAQEAMKIPAKGDVLEGKGHNLLSRGDLAKAVYDAFPALRDIKPARNAHIPFKVGKHRNSEYVEVLGKLGVLDVYGIESEFYYGRPVTKGEAADVVVRACVAASGM